One Quadrisphaera sp. RL12-1S DNA segment encodes these proteins:
- a CDS encoding sensor histidine kinase, whose product MSAVEVPAGVAPPRRRWRRGRRGPGSLRNRVAWSATAVTAGWVLALGVGGNLLVAASLSRAADDSLLARAEAASAALETGPDGELSVSGPADDRALVTGTWLVDSQGVVVKAPWDAADEATAGAESLARQALAGEGTGSDGSAAGTVDLDDPVRLLALPVERGDDVLGVVVMSASLNPYSRLRDVAVVSSALAGLGLLVVVHLVLRAALGRALAPVARMSAQVDRWSTDDPEQRLGQDHRPTELAELSSTLDGLLARIAAVLRHERLLTAELSHELRTPLAQLQAELDWLRSGSRTAQEREESLAALDASAGRMRAVVDALLASARTSSAAPGRCDVASALAAAVQEVTGPPGSHDDGGPAVTLDLAEGLAAGVEAALLERAVAPLLSNAVRHARGRVAVSARREGHDVVVSVRDDGAGIPAAVVGQVLEPGFRGAPDDGHPGAGLGLALAQRLAASAGGAVVPHPAGPDGGGAVDLVVPGA is encoded by the coding sequence GTGAGCGCTGTCGAGGTGCCCGCGGGCGTGGCGCCGCCCCGGCGGCGCTGGCGGCGGGGCCGCCGTGGACCGGGCAGCCTGCGCAACCGCGTGGCCTGGTCGGCCACCGCCGTCACCGCGGGCTGGGTGCTGGCCCTGGGCGTGGGCGGGAACCTGCTGGTGGCGGCCTCGCTGAGCCGCGCCGCGGACGACTCCCTCCTCGCCCGCGCGGAGGCGGCCTCCGCAGCGCTGGAGACCGGCCCCGACGGGGAGCTCAGCGTCTCCGGCCCCGCTGACGACCGCGCCCTGGTGACGGGCACGTGGCTGGTCGACTCCCAGGGCGTGGTGGTCAAGGCACCGTGGGACGCCGCCGACGAGGCCACCGCGGGCGCGGAGTCGCTCGCCCGCCAGGCGCTCGCGGGCGAGGGCACCGGCAGCGACGGGTCCGCGGCCGGCACGGTGGACCTCGACGACCCGGTGCGCCTGCTCGCGCTGCCCGTCGAGCGCGGCGACGACGTGCTCGGGGTGGTGGTCATGAGCGCCTCGCTGAACCCCTACTCGCGGCTGCGCGACGTGGCGGTGGTCTCGAGCGCGCTCGCCGGGCTGGGGCTGCTCGTGGTGGTGCACCTCGTGCTGCGGGCGGCCCTCGGTCGAGCACTGGCACCTGTCGCGCGCATGAGCGCCCAGGTGGACCGGTGGAGCACGGACGACCCGGAGCAGCGCCTCGGCCAGGACCACCGGCCCACCGAGCTGGCGGAGCTGTCCAGCACCCTCGACGGCCTCCTGGCGCGCATCGCCGCCGTCCTGCGCCACGAGCGCCTGCTCACCGCCGAGCTCTCCCACGAGCTGCGCACGCCGTTGGCCCAGCTGCAGGCCGAGCTCGACTGGCTGCGCTCGGGGTCGCGGACCGCGCAGGAGCGGGAGGAGTCCCTGGCGGCCCTGGACGCCTCGGCCGGGCGGATGCGCGCGGTGGTCGACGCGCTGCTGGCCTCGGCGCGGACCAGCTCGGCCGCGCCCGGCCGCTGCGACGTGGCGTCCGCGCTGGCCGCGGCCGTCCAGGAGGTCACCGGTCCCCCCGGCTCCCACGACGACGGCGGGCCGGCGGTCACCCTGGACCTGGCCGAGGGCCTCGCGGCCGGTGTCGAGGCGGCCCTGCTGGAGCGCGCGGTGGCACCGCTGCTGTCCAACGCCGTGCGGCACGCCCGCGGCCGGGTGGCGGTCAGCGCCCGCCGGGAGGGGCACGACGTCGTGGTCAGCGTGCGCGACGACGGCGCGGGGATCCCCGCCGCGGTGGTCGGCCAGGTGCTCGAGCCGGGCTTCCGGGGTGCCCCGGACGACGGCCACCCCGGCGCCGGGCTGGGCCTGGCCCTGGCGCAGCGGCTGGCCGCCAGCGCGGGCGGCGCCGTGGTGCCGCACCCCGCCGGGCCGGACGGCGGAGGCGCCGTGGACCTCGTGGTCCCCGGCGCCTGA
- a CDS encoding methyl-accepting chemotaxis protein — MARLRDLKVATKLFAAFGVVCVLLLVVLSIGALRLSQAQERLDAMYSGNLVSLEALAATRLDIQLLRQDTSRAQAGMNDPQTMKLALDGNAEHEAALLADWQRYDGGRTGASAAQRATAWDAVGRWREARKALFTYTQAKDNAGYVKQRDEVVTPLTKTVSEQMDGLYTAELDSGAAAAAAGHRAFRTAMVLMAATALAALLVAVTVAVVLARSISRPLTRVLTVVEGLSQGRLDQRTGVSSRDEVGQLAAATDASLENLAGVVRSISSRADDLARTSEGLTAVSAQLSSGAEESSAQAQLVAAASEEISASMSTIAAAGEEMTSAIGEIASSTATAAQTAAGAVTTAQSAGRILDRLGESSREIGDVVKLITTIAEQTNLLALNATIEAARAGEAGKGFAVVAGEVKDLAQQTAKATEQIVARVQTAQADAADATAAIEQISEVIGRIDALQATVASAVEEQSATTAEMVRSVHEVSSGTQEISLNINGVAAASRQTTTSASSTTSAADDLQRTARELRQAVSAFRV; from the coding sequence ATGGCACGTCTGCGCGATCTCAAGGTCGCTACCAAGCTCTTCGCCGCGTTCGGCGTCGTCTGCGTGCTCCTGCTGGTGGTGCTGAGCATCGGGGCCCTGCGCCTGTCGCAGGCCCAGGAGCGGCTCGACGCCATGTACTCCGGCAACCTCGTCTCCCTCGAGGCGCTCGCCGCGACCCGCCTGGACATCCAGCTGCTGCGCCAGGACACCTCCCGCGCGCAGGCCGGCATGAACGACCCCCAGACGATGAAGCTGGCCCTGGACGGCAACGCCGAGCACGAGGCGGCCCTCCTGGCGGACTGGCAGCGCTACGACGGCGGGCGCACCGGCGCCAGCGCCGCCCAGCGGGCGACGGCGTGGGACGCGGTCGGGAGGTGGCGCGAGGCTCGCAAGGCCCTGTTCACCTACACCCAGGCCAAGGACAACGCCGGCTACGTCAAGCAGCGCGACGAGGTCGTCACGCCGCTGACCAAGACCGTGTCCGAGCAGATGGACGGCCTCTACACCGCGGAGCTGGACAGCGGTGCCGCGGCGGCGGCGGCCGGGCACCGGGCGTTCCGCACGGCGATGGTCCTCATGGCCGCGACGGCCCTGGCCGCGCTGCTGGTCGCTGTGACCGTGGCGGTGGTCCTGGCGCGCTCCATCTCCCGCCCGCTCACCCGCGTGCTCACCGTGGTCGAGGGCCTGTCCCAGGGGCGGCTGGACCAGCGCACCGGCGTGAGCAGCCGCGACGAGGTCGGCCAGCTGGCCGCCGCCACCGACGCCTCGCTCGAGAACCTCGCCGGGGTGGTGCGCAGCATCTCGAGCCGCGCCGACGACCTGGCCCGCACCTCCGAGGGGCTGACCGCCGTGTCCGCCCAGCTGTCGTCGGGCGCTGAGGAGTCCTCCGCCCAGGCGCAGCTGGTGGCCGCGGCCTCCGAGGAGATCTCGGCGTCGATGTCCACCATCGCCGCGGCCGGTGAGGAGATGACCTCGGCGATCGGGGAGATCGCCTCCTCCACGGCCACCGCGGCCCAGACCGCCGCCGGCGCGGTCACCACCGCGCAGTCCGCCGGGCGCATCCTCGACCGGCTCGGCGAGTCCAGCCGCGAGATCGGCGACGTCGTCAAGCTCATCACCACGATCGCCGAGCAGACCAACCTGCTGGCCCTCAACGCGACCATCGAGGCCGCCCGCGCCGGCGAGGCCGGCAAGGGCTTCGCGGTGGTGGCCGGTGAGGTCAAGGACCTGGCCCAGCAGACGGCGAAGGCCACCGAGCAGATCGTGGCCAGGGTGCAGACCGCTCAGGCCGACGCGGCCGACGCGACCGCGGCGATCGAGCAGATCAGCGAGGTCATCGGCCGCATCGACGCGCTGCAGGCCACCGTGGCCTCGGCGGTGGAGGAGCAGTCGGCGACGACGGCAGAGATGGTCCGCTCGGTGCACGAGGTCTCCTCGGGCACCCAGGAGATCAGCCTCAACATCAACGGCGTGGCCGCGGCGTCGCGCCAGACCACCACCAGCGCGTCCTCCACGACGTCCGCTGCCGACGACCTGCAGCGCACCGCCCGCGAGCTGCGCCAGGCGGTGTCGGCCTTCCGGGTCTGA
- a CDS encoding LacI family DNA-binding transcriptional regulator yields the protein MARLAEVSTATASKALNDRPDVSPATRARVLAAAERLSFSPNAVARSLSEGRTGTVGLLTSDLEGRFSLPILMGAEDALGASSTSVFLCDARGDAIREQHHLRALLSRQVDGLIVVGARPDSRPSIGRDLPVPVVYAYSPSEDPRDLSLVCDNTAGGAQAVDHLLSLGRSRVAHITGDPGYGAAHDRARGALARLEDAGLGLAGDEVLFGDWTESWGRGATRLLLQRAHDVDAVFAGSDQIARGVLDALHEAGRRIPRDVAVVGFDNWEALAAESRPALTTVDMQLEALGRRAAERLSAAIDGRRQATGVEQLPCRLVQRHSSAVVD from the coding sequence GTGGCGCGACTGGCCGAGGTCTCCACCGCCACCGCCTCCAAGGCGCTGAACGACCGCCCTGACGTGAGCCCCGCCACGCGCGCGCGGGTGCTCGCCGCCGCCGAGCGGCTGTCCTTCTCGCCCAACGCGGTGGCCCGCAGCCTGTCGGAGGGCCGGACCGGAACGGTCGGCCTGCTGACCTCGGACCTGGAGGGCCGGTTCTCCCTGCCGATCCTCATGGGCGCCGAGGACGCGCTCGGAGCGAGCTCGACGTCGGTCTTCCTGTGCGACGCGCGCGGTGACGCCATCAGGGAGCAGCACCACCTGCGCGCCCTCCTCTCGCGCCAGGTGGACGGGCTCATCGTGGTGGGCGCGAGACCCGACTCCCGCCCGTCGATCGGACGAGACCTGCCCGTGCCGGTGGTCTACGCGTACTCCCCCTCGGAAGACCCCCGGGACCTCTCCCTCGTCTGCGACAACACCGCTGGTGGGGCGCAGGCTGTCGACCACCTCCTGTCGCTGGGGCGCTCGCGCGTCGCGCACATCACGGGCGACCCCGGGTACGGGGCCGCCCACGACCGCGCCCGCGGTGCGCTCGCCAGGCTCGAGGACGCCGGTCTGGGGCTCGCCGGAGACGAGGTGCTCTTCGGGGACTGGACCGAGAGCTGGGGGAGAGGGGCCACCCGCCTGCTCCTGCAGCGCGCCCATGACGTCGACGCCGTCTTCGCCGGATCCGACCAGATCGCCCGCGGGGTGCTGGATGCGCTCCACGAGGCCGGTCGGCGCATCCCTCGCGACGTCGCCGTGGTCGGCTTCGACAACTGGGAGGCGCTGGCCGCTGAGTCGCGCCCCGCGCTGACCACCGTCGACATGCAGCTGGAGGCGCTCGGACGGCGAGCGGCTGAGCGCCTGTCCGCCGCCATCGACGGTCGGAGGCAGGCGACGGGGGTCGAGCAGCTGCCGTGCCGGTTGGTGCAGCGGCACTCCAGCGCCGTGGTCGACTGA
- a CDS encoding response regulator transcription factor, translated as MAPTDASSAIRAGLGLEQVSVLLVEDDARLQAAVARALGEAGARVEAVGTGQAALAAAGPGPACPFAVVVLDIGLPDSDGRDVCQALRSRGITAPVLFLTARGQVEDVVSGFGAGGDDYLSKPFRTPELLVRLGALAHRAGAPLVPGAAGPADAPAAVAPGRTGPAQGAPSPADAPPPLRLDPVGHRLLGTVEQPLTPTEYRVLAVLVNAPGEVVRRKALAAAGWSHGAIVSDNTLDQYVARLRRKVAAASGGAHQITTVHGVGHRFS; from the coding sequence GTGGCCCCCACCGACGCCTCCAGCGCCATCCGCGCGGGCCTCGGCCTGGAGCAGGTGAGCGTGCTCCTGGTCGAGGACGACGCCCGGCTGCAGGCCGCGGTCGCCCGCGCCCTCGGCGAGGCCGGGGCGCGCGTCGAGGCCGTCGGCACCGGCCAGGCGGCGCTGGCCGCGGCCGGGCCCGGTCCCGCCTGCCCGTTCGCGGTGGTCGTGCTCGACATCGGCCTGCCCGACTCCGACGGGCGCGACGTCTGCCAGGCGCTGCGCAGCCGCGGCATCACCGCACCCGTGCTCTTCCTCACCGCGCGCGGTCAGGTGGAGGACGTCGTCTCCGGCTTCGGAGCCGGCGGCGACGACTACCTGTCCAAGCCGTTCCGCACCCCGGAGCTGCTGGTCCGCCTCGGGGCGCTCGCGCACCGCGCCGGTGCCCCGCTCGTCCCCGGAGCGGCGGGTCCCGCGGACGCCCCCGCCGCGGTGGCCCCCGGCAGGACCGGACCAGCGCAGGGCGCCCCGTCGCCCGCGGACGCTCCCCCGCCGCTGCGCCTGGACCCGGTCGGACACCGGCTGCTGGGCACCGTCGAGCAGCCGCTCACCCCCACCGAGTACCGCGTGCTCGCCGTGCTGGTCAACGCGCCCGGCGAGGTGGTGCGCCGCAAGGCGCTGGCGGCGGCCGGCTGGTCGCACGGGGCGATCGTCTCGGACAACACCCTGGACCAGTACGTGGCGCGGCTGCGCCGCAAGGTGGCCGCGGCCAGCGGCGGCGCGCACCAGATCACCACCGTGCACGGCGTCGGGCACCGCTTCTCGTGA
- a CDS encoding SDR family oxidoreductase: MATPLRILFIGGTGIISSAASALAVERGHELHVLNRGTTSLRPLPEGAVRHTADVRDPAAAREALGDLEFDAVVDWLSFTPDHVRTATDLVRGRTGQYVFISSASAYQTPPERLPVTESTPLRNPFWQYSRDKIACEDLLTSLYREEGFPVTVVRPSHTYDRTLVPFDGGWSFVERMRRGQPVVVPGDGTSLWTLTHHTDFAGALLPLLAQPRALGEAFHITGDDAWTWDQIARALARAAGVADPELVHVPSDAINAVDPEWGAGLLGDKAHSMVFDNSKVKALAPGWRAVVPFERGAEEIVAWHDADPARRAVDQRWNGVVDGLVERFRVS, from the coding sequence ATGGCCACGCCCCTGCGGATCCTCTTCATCGGCGGCACCGGCATCATCAGCTCCGCCGCGTCCGCGCTCGCCGTGGAGCGCGGGCACGAGCTGCACGTGCTCAACCGCGGCACCACGTCCCTGCGCCCGCTGCCGGAGGGGGCCGTGCGGCACACCGCCGACGTCCGCGACCCCGCCGCCGCGCGCGAGGCCCTGGGGGACCTCGAGTTCGACGCCGTCGTCGACTGGCTCTCCTTCACCCCCGACCACGTGCGCACCGCCACCGACCTCGTGCGCGGCCGCACGGGGCAGTACGTGTTCATCTCCTCGGCCTCGGCGTACCAGACGCCGCCGGAGCGGCTTCCCGTCACCGAGTCCACGCCGCTGCGCAACCCGTTCTGGCAGTACTCCCGCGACAAGATCGCCTGCGAGGACCTCCTCACCTCCCTCTACCGGGAGGAGGGCTTCCCCGTGACCGTGGTGCGCCCGTCCCACACCTACGACCGCACGCTCGTGCCCTTCGACGGCGGCTGGTCGTTCGTGGAGCGGATGCGGCGCGGCCAGCCCGTCGTCGTCCCCGGTGACGGCACGTCGCTGTGGACCCTCACCCACCACACGGACTTCGCGGGGGCGCTCCTGCCGCTGCTCGCCCAGCCGAGGGCGCTGGGGGAGGCCTTCCACATCACCGGCGACGACGCCTGGACCTGGGACCAGATCGCCCGGGCCCTGGCCCGCGCCGCCGGGGTGGCCGACCCCGAGCTGGTCCACGTGCCCTCGGACGCCATCAACGCCGTGGACCCCGAGTGGGGCGCCGGGCTGCTGGGCGACAAGGCCCACTCGATGGTCTTCGACAACAGCAAGGTGAAGGCCCTCGCCCCCGGCTGGCGCGCGGTGGTGCCCTTCGAGCGCGGGGCCGAGGAGATCGTCGCCTGGCACGACGCCGACCCCGCCCGCCGCGCGGTGGACCAGCGGTGGAACGGCGTGGTCGACGGCCTGGTGGAGCGCTTCCGGGTCAGCTGA
- a CDS encoding FAD-dependent oxidoreductase — translation MSDTHHLVVGAGLAGASTAWRLAQRGHEVTLVDRTRPAAADGSSHGSARILRFAYPEALYARLVVRALDGWRELEAAAGTSLLTPAPALDHGPGRDPRALARVLAEVGVEHEVLTAARARARWPQVAADGEVLHQPGGAVVDAEATVRAAVAQAEAHGARVLTSWPLSSLERTGSGPRTRFTARSGDGRALEAAHVIVAAGGWLPDLLPALGLPARFLAALPPLVVTQESALHLPYRDARAHDAWPTVIHQGTTGPAVYALPGGRDAGFRGLKVAEHATGPRIPSAAHRSGVVDPAGRERLLAHAARHLPGAVLEPYAETTCLYTSTPAEDFVIDGADGVTVVSACSGHGAKFAPLLGELAADAATGAGVVPDRFRVS, via the coding sequence GTGAGCGACACCCACCACCTCGTCGTCGGGGCAGGGCTGGCGGGGGCCAGCACCGCCTGGCGGCTGGCGCAGCGCGGGCACGAGGTCACCCTCGTCGACCGCACCCGTCCGGCCGCCGCGGACGGCAGCTCCCACGGCTCGGCGCGCATCCTCCGCTTCGCCTACCCCGAGGCGCTCTACGCCCGCCTCGTGGTGCGCGCCCTCGACGGGTGGCGCGAGCTCGAGGCGGCAGCGGGGACGTCGCTGCTCACGCCGGCGCCCGCGCTCGACCACGGGCCCGGCCGGGACCCCCGGGCGCTGGCGCGGGTGCTGGCCGAGGTCGGGGTCGAGCACGAGGTGCTGACCGCCGCGCGGGCGCGGGCGAGGTGGCCGCAGGTCGCCGCGGACGGTGAGGTGCTCCACCAGCCGGGCGGGGCGGTGGTGGACGCCGAGGCGACGGTGCGCGCCGCGGTCGCCCAGGCCGAGGCGCACGGTGCGCGCGTGCTCACCTCCTGGCCGCTGTCCTCGCTCGAGCGCACCGGGAGCGGACCGCGCACCCGCTTCACCGCGCGGTCCGGTGACGGGCGGGCGCTGGAGGCGGCGCACGTAATCGTCGCCGCGGGGGGCTGGCTGCCCGACCTGCTGCCCGCCCTCGGGCTGCCGGCGCGGTTCCTGGCCGCGCTGCCGCCGCTGGTGGTGACGCAGGAGAGCGCCCTCCACCTGCCCTACCGGGACGCCCGCGCGCACGACGCGTGGCCGACCGTCATCCACCAGGGCACCACCGGGCCGGCGGTCTACGCGCTGCCGGGCGGGCGCGACGCGGGGTTCCGCGGCCTCAAGGTCGCCGAGCACGCCACGGGCCCGCGGATCCCCTCGGCCGCTCACCGGTCCGGCGTCGTCGACCCCGCGGGCCGCGAGCGGCTGCTCGCGCACGCGGCGCGGCACCTGCCGGGCGCGGTGCTCGAGCCGTACGCGGAGACCACGTGCCTGTACACGAGCACGCCGGCGGAGGACTTCGTCATCGACGGGGCGGACGGCGTCACCGTGGTCTCCGCGTGCTCCGGGCACGGGGCCAAGTTCGCACCGCTGCTGGGAGAGCTGGCCGCTGACGCAGCGACGGGCGCCGGCGTCGTGCCGGACAGGTTCCGGGTCAGCTGA